ACCCAACACAGACTCCTCTAGTTTCCTGTTAGCTATTTAGAGCTACCATGTCTCTTTGTCACTAGAGATACAATATGTAcacaagagaaaagaaggaagtatCACAGGTAATtaaatgctgaaaagcaaacatgaaaacaaacaggaataaTTAAATCCTTCCTCCAAaacatttaactttttaaatatatagataCACATACACACCTTTACTCTCTGTGGGGGAGGAGACAGGGAAAAGTACGAAGTATGAAAGAAATGCTTACAGAAGCATGGGGGAAAGCTCTATCACAAATAACTTGTTAGCAAAGAGGATAGCATATGGGGTTACCAAACTGCTTACCTAGAGCATTACTTTTAGTACCTACCTAGCTTTCTTTAATTACTAAAATAAAGTCTCCTCACacaaaaaagacactgaacTCTCTTAGTACTAAAACAAGGCAACACTTTTCAACCAGTATGCCCTGTTTTCTGCAGAGTACCATCAGTATGATGGCTACCTAACGCTTTGCTGCATGGAAAAGTTGTTTCAAACGTGAACCTGAGCACAATGCTAGGTAACAAATTAATCTTACTATTTCTCATCCAATTAAGAATGAGTTATCCTAGCTCCCCAAATGCTTATTTCTGAGAATAGAAAGCAATATACCTAAAAAACCCTAGGCAATGTTTGTTGTTACTCTTCAAACATCACAAACTAGCAACacaaacctttaaaaaaaatcaatgaatgACTGAACTAAAAATTCTATTGATATCGTTCCTATGAAGATTTAATTCTAGGTAACCATTATCACACACAATTACACAACAGAACATTTTGCTTTGgattaaaatcagtttgtgaTTGCTTAGTAGCAAAGTAAGAGTTTGCAGAGTTTCTTTTTCAGCCAAGAAAAGCATAACATTAATTGGAGTTAAACCTAAATCCTGACTGGAGTTCCAGCACCCTTTCCATTCTCACAACTTACCTACAAAACCTCTTAAAATATGCCTGTGAAAGAGGGAAGGCAGACCGTATCTACAGAGAATTAATATCCCCTAGCTTGCCTTGCTCACCAAAGGCTAGGTTAACTTCACTGACTTTCTAATGACGAGGTCAAGAACAGAATCTGCATTCTGACTTGCCTCTTCCAGTACTGACATTATTCTGTAGAatagaaatgcagaagtatAAATAGAGAAAAGAGACTTACCACTTGTCCTGTATGGGGGTTCTTATGAGCATAGGGTGGCCCTCTAATATGGTTCCACATCTGACCTGATGTCATGGCTaatacaaaacactgaaaaggaaagaagaaaatatgccTTAAGAAATCGTTTCCATCCtatctctttttcatttaataccAAGAAGTGCTAGTTTGGAATGCAACCTTAAGCTAGGTATTGTCCTAACTTTTATTAGTATAAAAAGCATCCAGTGAAGTATTATCTGAGTTGAAAAAACTGAGATCAAATATTATCAGACTACTATAAAGAAAAGTTAAATGCACcccattttaaacaaaagcttttaaaaatttcaattGCAATAAAACTCATCACAACAGCTAGACAAGAATTATGATTACTCACCAAAGCAGCAAATGCCCAGCCAGTTTTGTTATACAGAAAATCTAGGTTGCTTCCACGCAAATACACAAGGCCGCCAatgacagccagcagcagtcCTAACATCAGTGGTCCAGCATAGTTTGGTGGCCTTATCACACGAATCTACACACAGaagataatttaattattttctctcaacAAGATTACACATAACATCCTTACACCTAAAAAACCCACCATATATGAGAGTAGAAAAAATatcaacacaaaaaaaaccctcccaCAAGTTCCTATATGATAGCTCTGACTAGAAAAGTATGTTAAgtactttcttcctcttttactGCTTTACACACTATGAACTTACCTACTAAGAAGTAAGAAGAAAGAGGATTTGTACCATCTTATCAGACACAGATACAAGAAAACATATTAGAACACGAAGTAACTacatctttaaggtcccttatGTGCTCAAACAATCTCTCAGAAGGGACACTTTCCACTAgaagaccaggttgctcaaagccccatccagccttgcTTGGAACATTTCCAGGGATAGAAGATTATGTAGGCAGTAACTATTTAGAGTATCTGAGAGTAGACTTATCAACAAAACACAATTATCAAATATTTCATAGCCAGAATAACATAACAGGGAGTGCTGCCGAGGTGGTGAGGGATAAGGTCCCTCTCCCTCTATGCACACTTACATTGACATCAGTTCTGTCAGCCACCCAACGAGCaagctgctcagctgcaaaGCCGCGCACCTGGAGTTCATACGTGTCACCTCGTTTAGGCTTCCCTTTAGCAGGAAAATTAATGAAGGTTGGAGCAGAATTCATGTTCAGCTGCATTTagaaaatccacagaaaacacagcatcatcAAAGGTCTACTTAGCAACACGCATCCATTTCATCTGCATGGTGCAGCAGTCACCCGATCAATTAGAAAGCATAAGTATTCAATAAGCAAGTTCCATAATTACTTTAGCAAAGTATACAGCACACAGTAGCTTACACTTCCATGTCTCATAAAAACAGATCAAGTTCTTGCCTTTTCTAAGACAGTAATTAATACCACTCTGTACTTTCCTTTGTATgagcaaagctgttttctcttttaaggaTTCAGAAATCACTTTTTTGCTCTCCATGCCAGCTGTTCTAGATGGTTGGGGAAACTGTTGaagttgtttgttgttgttgttgttgtttttaaacacatctgATCTTCCTTTCTTAATGAACTGACTTTCCTTATAAGTACTCAGCTCTGTAGCAGGTATTTCAGAGATTCAATCTACTTAACAGGAGATTAcaacaaacagaagtttttgtttATGGAATGATGTTCTAGCgtctattttttattaatcttttcCTAATTAAGACCTTTCCACAACactattttttcttacagcattaCAGTGTTTTCTGAATCTATTTATTCTATACATACTATCTGGAAAGGAATCATCAGAATAGGATTATGTACAGTAATTTATACAAGTCATAGCTCGGTTAATTAATTTTTGATGAAACACTATGGGAAAATACaacaagaatattaaaaatttcCATCTCTCCTTTCCAAAAGCTTTCATTCAATGAAACAGCACTGCCTAAAGTGCATAGCTTTTAAATTCTGAGATGAGcatctctttaaagaaaaaataacatttgcaaATCATAGCGAATGATTAATTCTATAATTCCATGCATGCTTGCAATTGTAGTTCTCAAACatacttttaattttgttatgttAGTAGAACAGTAAAATTAGAGTACAAGAAGTCAATCAGTACTGGAAGCCTGATCTACCATTCCTTTTTTAACCCTTCCTAAggacttcagtgttttctgtcttgCCTCTTCCTATATTGTAGAAGAATCCATTAAAAAGGAGACAGACCCTGAAGCAACAGCCAGATAAACTAGCACATCCCTTATGCCAATTCCATTTTTTACGTGCTGTTAATACTACTGCTAAATGCTACTGccctctgctcttctttttctgaaccTGAGCGGTAGCTTTTAACTTTTAAGCTTAGTAACTCTACTTATCTTTAATCATTATGATATGTTTTATACACATCTTTACCCTCATTCTCCAAAACATgagttaaaaacagaacagaaagagaacattACCATCTGAAACACATCTGAGCCTTCATCAAAATCTAccatagcaaaaaaaatcttattgGTAAATGCACTGGAATATCGCCAGGAGTTTGCCAGAATCTGGTACTCTTCATCAGCTTGCCtgtaaaaatatacaaagtGAGATGCTGTGTCATGTGTCAGCCCCCATCACAAACTACAgaacagctgcaggagctgtagCCCTCCATCCCACTGAAGGGAGCACCCCACGCACCTCTCCACATTTACTTcctcatgttaaaaaaaaaaagttcagggCCAGCTTTACATTTAACAATCAAAGAATTTAGCACCATTGTATTTTAAAGCCCAAGATAAACGTCAAGTGTCATTATGTCCATAAACACAAGCAGCGataatttccaaagaaatttttgaaatgtagCCCAGAAACTCCAGATCTGGTAATTCTTTGGGGCACTGAAAGGAACAGAGGTGTCCACCCATCTGCATCAGACGATGGGGCACCAATTAACTTGAACTCATTTGGTACAGAAGTTATCATTACAGAAGCTTGTCACCTCCAACTAAACACGTGAAAGCCCTAATATATTTAAGGACCAGCAAGTTATCAgcataaataaaatgtcaatCAATATTATTAACTAATAGCAACTTTTAGACTGCAAGGCCAGCAGTAATCCTGCAAGCGTTTCTTCAGTAGCACATGCCAGGAAAGTTGAAGTTTCACCCTCTCTCTCTGCAAACTCAGCACTGTGAGCATTTTCTCTAAATACCATCGATTACTTTAGgagcaaaataaataacaagcaCGTTGTTTTCCCTCAGTATAACATAAATATTCCCATagaatttctaaaataatatatGATATATTTTAGTATCATGTACTTTTATGTACACGAAAGAGTTACTCTCTTAAGTTTATCTCCTACAAATCACATGGTGACTTTCAAGTTCCAGTTGATGAATTAAGGCCATACTTGCACACAACACATTGTCTGTGAGGCTGAAGAGCAGTGAACATCACAATCACCGAGTAGTTTCTGGGCGGTGCCTTCACAAGGCGGCGGAACTTGTCTCCGTTCATTCGTATCACAGATCTCTTACTCGTCCACTCCATCAGCTGGCTCACTTTTTCTGATAAGACCATCTGAAAAGAGTCAGAGAAAGAGTGTTGGTTTTCCTGTGGGTGCTTTTCCCTCCGATCTCTCACAGGAGAGACTTGAAGATTTGTATACTGCACTGCATTCCACAAGAACACAGGCTACACAATGGGATACCTCATTCAGCTCCCAAAGGCACTCACAGAGCCTTCTGACAGTCACATCATTAATAAGGATGTCAATTCACACTGAGCGCTTACATACTGACAAAGGCCGCCTGATCCAAAGTACCTTCCCATGCTGCTATGGTGAGATTTGAGTCCTTAAA
The window above is part of the Numida meleagris isolate 19003 breed g44 Domestic line chromosome 8, NumMel1.0, whole genome shotgun sequence genome. Proteins encoded here:
- the MAGT1 gene encoding magnesium transporter protein 1 isoform X3, which translates into the protein MAVLPVLLLALLLACGGPRAAGQKRKEMVLSEKVSQLMEWTSKRSVIRMNGDKFRRLVKAPPRNYSVIVMFTALQPHRQCVVCKQADEEYQILANSWRYSSAFTNKIFFAMVDFDEGSDVFQMLNMNSAPTFINFPAKGKPKRGDTYELQVRGFAAEQLARWVADRTDVNIRVIRPPNYAGPLMLGLLLAVIGGLVYLRGSNLDFLYNKTGWAFAALCFVLAMTSGQMWNHIRGPPYAHKNPHTGQVSYIHGSSQAQFVAETHIVLLFS
- the MAGT1 gene encoding magnesium transporter protein 1 isoform X2, giving the protein MAVLPVLLLALLLACGGPRAAGQKRKEMVLSEKVSQLMEWTSKRSVIRMNGDKFRRLVKAPPRNYSVIVMFTALQPHRQCVVCKQADEEYQILANSWRYSSAFTNKIFFAMVDFDEGSDVFQMLNMNSAPTFINFPAKGKPKRGDTYELQVRGFAAEQLARWVADRTDVNIRVIRPPNYAGPLMLGLLLAVIGGLVYLRGSNLDFLYNKTGWAFAALCFVLAMTSGQMWNHIRGPPYAHKNPHTGQVSYIHGSSQAQFVAETHIVLLFIRIFSRWY
- the MAGT1 gene encoding magnesium transporter protein 1 isoform X1, with protein sequence MAVLPVLLLALLLACGGPRAAGQKRKEMVLSEKVSQLMEWTSKRSVIRMNGDKFRRLVKAPPRNYSVIVMFTALQPHRQCVVCKQADEEYQILANSWRYSSAFTNKIFFAMVDFDEGSDVFQMLNMNSAPTFINFPAKGKPKRGDTYELQVRGFAAEQLARWVADRTDVNIRVIRPPNYAGPLMLGLLLAVIGGLVYLRGSNLDFLYNKTGWAFAALCFVLAMTSGQMWNHIRGPPYAHKNPHTGQVSYIHGSSQAQFVAETHIVLLFNGGVTLGMVLLHEAATSDMDVGKRKIMCIAGIGLVVFFFSWLLSVFRSKYHGYPYSFLMS